TAATAAAATCCTTGTCTAGCACTATATAAACACATCCAAAAAActtagatttttcttcataacaGAAATGGAAGatcatattttttctcattttaatgcAATTTTACTACTCATAACCATTACCCTTTCCTCCATTTTCATATATAAATTAACACAAAAATCACATAAACTTTCAGATTTCCCGCCATAAATCTCCGGTGGCTTACGGGTGATCGGTCATCTTGTCCAATTCTCCAGCACCGACAGCATTCCATTGCATTGAAAATTATCCTCTTTGGCAGAAAAATATGGCCCCATTTTAACTTTCCGGCTAGGTATACCGCATATATTAGTGGTAAGCAGCTATGATGCTGTGAATGATTGTTTGAATATCAATGATAAAGTGTTTGCTGCCCGACCGGGGACTTTGTTCGGAGAGTATATGCTTTTTCTTGCTAGTTATGGTGATTACTGGAGAAAGATTAGGAAAATTGTTATTAACAAAGTTTTGTCTAGTATAAGTTGGATAAATTGAGAGATGTGAGGGTTTCTGAATTGAAAACTAGTATTAAAGAGCTTTACTCTTTGTTTCCGATCACCAGagatcaaaatcttgattttccAGTCACCGGTGATCATTTTCCGGTGACTGGAGATAATTTTCCGGTGGGTGGAGATGATGTTAGTTGTATGGTTGATGGAGATGAGGTTAATTTTCCGGTCACTGGAGATCAATCACCGGTCTACaaacaaaattttgattttccGGTCACCGGTGATCATTTTTTGATGACCGGAGTTGATATCCCGGTGGATGGAGATGATATTAGTTTTACTGTGGATGGAGATAATGTTATCAAGACGAAGAAACAACTTCTGACAGACATCCAAGGTAAGGATTCGTACAATAAAGTCTTCTTGTCTGACCCTTCCTTGGACCCcatgcatagcgggagctttagtgctaAGGGAGATAACGTTATCAAGTCGTGGAAACAGCCCgtggtagaaatgcaaggtaaagctTCATACAATAGTGCACATAGCAATttctttagtgcaccggactgcctgGTCTCTGGAGCTAATCTTGAGTTTTCGGTGACCGGAGGTGATTTTCGATGAAAGTGAATATTACTAATTGGATAGAAAAGTTAACACTGAGCTTAATAGTGAAAATGATagatggaaaaagctatggaaggGTAGAAAAAGGtggaaatgaagaagaagaagctgagaGATTTAAGAAAGTTTTGAAAGATTTTATGTCAATAGGGTTTGTGTTATGGGATGCATTTCCAATACCTTTGTTTAAGTGGATTGATTTTCAAGGGCATGTTAAGTTTATGAAAAGGACATTTACGGATATTGATTGTGTTTTACAAAGTTGGTTGGATGAACATGTGAAGAAGAGAGAAAGTGTTGATTTTGTTAATGGAAATGAAgaagattttattgattttatgctTTCTATGATGAGTAATGAAGATTTTGTTGATGGTTATAGTAGAGAAACCACCATTGAAGCTACTGCTCTGGTGATAAATAACATCTCTTGCTGCTATATTTCCATTGCTTTTCTTGAATCTACAGTATCGACTCTCCAAAAACGTTGTCGCACCAAGGTCAGATCCTTGACAAATGCACTATTTTTGAAGTATCCGACACAATCCCCGAttacatttttgaagagtccgagcaacataggtgaAGGTTATGAATGTTTATGAGATGCTTGTGCATATGtgtttatgtaacaccccatactttcagGCTAGAACGTAAACCATCATTTCTACTTGTACACGTTCCAAAAAAACCATAAATCTATTGTAaatatagtgtgttaatcaattatgtagtgtatgAATcaagttgagcatgaattgagatcatagaggtcccctaactcaaggaagAGTCGAAAGCTTTTCCATCGatttgagttttagtgagcgtctaaACTTGAATCAACTTCCAGTGACCATAACTAccaatatatatcaaattagagtgcatactatatataaaatggaaggtctttgaattatctttccaacgatactaattttaccaaaatttgaaacccgagcaagaagttatggctttgcaaagtggagtgcatCATctagcataaggtgtgcgacgcacaccctaacttatgccataaggtgtgcaacGCACAAactaatgtgtgcgataaagtgTGCACCGTACAACCTAActtatgcgataaggtgtgcgccgcatgCATTATGAcccaagtgacttaaacactctgttttgcgggcaaaatggtcctttttgcaccattattcagc
This genomic stretch from Capsicum annuum cultivar UCD-10X-F1 unplaced genomic scaffold, UCD10Xv1.1 ctg3936, whole genome shotgun sequence harbors:
- the LOC124891650 gene encoding cytochrome P450 CYP82D47-like encodes the protein MIDGKSYGRVEKGGNEEEEAERFKKVLKDFMSIGFVLWDAFPIPLFKWIDFQGHVKFMKRTFTDIDCVLQSWLDEHVKKRESVDFVNGNEEDFIDFMLSMMSNEDFVDGYSRETTIEATALYRLSKNVVAPRSDP